The DNA window GGGCAGATCGGCGGGCAGCCTGCCGTTGAATTGACCAAGCGCGAATAGTGGGGCGGCACCGGGCGCAAAGATCCGCCAATCGTTGCCGAAACGCGTACGGCGTCGCACCCGATCGGGCAGGGCGTCGGACGGCCGCCCCTGACCGGAATCGCTCAAGTCTGCTGCGACTTTGGCGCGACTGTGGTGCGCCGGTTACAGGGGGATGACGGCATCGCGGCGCGGGTTCATTCCGGCTCGCCGTCTGGCACGGATCCTGCTACCGATTTGTGAACGTTGCGATGAAACAAAAAAACTGTCGGGGTGGTTACTGCGCGTCGCGCAGTTCTGGGAAATGAAGGGTCGAGAAAACGGGCAGTGAAAGCTGCGCTTTGGGGAAATTGCTGAAATTGGCGAAGTGCTGCGGTCTTGCGATCCGGAGAGGTCGGGGGCCCGTGCTGCGCGCTGCTTGAATATTCAAAGACGGGGGACTGGTGATGAGGGGTTTTAGGCACGGGCCGGCGACGGTCCGCTGGACGGGGCTGCTGAGCGCCTGCAGCGTGTCGGCCCTGGCGCTGGCAGCTGGGCTGTCGGGGGTTGTGGGACTGGCGGGCACGGCACGGGCGCAGGATGCGACGGCTCAGGCCGGGACACAGGCGGGTGCGCAGGCGGCTGCCCCGGCGCTCGAGCAGATCGTCGTGACCGCTCAGCACAAGCCGGAATATGAGAAGGACGTGCCGCTGGCGGTGACGTCGCTCGATGCGCAGACGGTCGACAACTTGACGTCGAGCGGCGACGATATCCGTTTCCTCGCCGCCCGCGTGCCCAGCCTTAACGTCGAATCCTCGTTCGGCCGAACCTATCCGCGCTTCTATATCCGCGGCCTCGGCAATCCGGACTTCACCTACAACGCGCAGCAGCCGGTCTCGGTCGTCAGCGACGACGTGGTGCTGGAAAACCCGATCCTGAAGGCGTTCCCGGTGTTCGACGTGCAGGACGTCGAAGTGCTGCGCGGGCCGCAGGGCACGCTGTTCGGTCGCAACACGCCGGCCGGCGTGGTCAAGATCGACACGAGGAAGCCGAACGACGATTACAGCGGCTATGTTGACCTCAGCTACGGCAACTGGAACACGGTCAATTTCAGTGGTGCCGTCGGCGGCGCCATCGTGCCGAACATCCTCGACTTCCGCGCCTCCGTGCTCGAAGAGCGGCGCGACGACTGGGTGCACAACGTCAATCCGAACACGCCCTATCACCGGGATCTCGAGGGCTATACCGATACGGCGGCCCGGCTGCAGCTGCTCTACAAGCCGACCGACACGCTCGACGCGCTCCTCGAAGTGGACGGCCGCGCGCTCGACGGCACGGCCCGCCTGTTCCGCGCCAATATCATCCAGCCCGGCACCAACAAGCTGGTCGACGGCTTCCGCGTCGACCGGGTCGATTTCGACGGCGACAACTACCAGAACCTCGGCACCTGGGGCACGCACCTCACTGTCAACAACGACTTCGGCCCGGTGACACTGACCTCGGTCAGCGCCTATGAGCACGGCAGCGTGCGGAGCCGCGGCGACATCGACGGCGGCAATTTCAGCGCGGCCGTCGGCTCGCCGTTCCTCAGCCCCGGCTCGAACCTCTTCTCGGACGAGACGAGCGATTCCATTCCGGGTCTCGACCAGTTCACCCAGGAAGTACGCCTGCAGACGAACGGCGACGGTCCGTTCTTCAACCAGGGTGGCTTCTTCTATTTCCACGAATATCTCCGGGTCGATTCGTTCTCCTACAATACCGATGGCTCGACCGCGGTCTCGATGAACCAGACCCAGGGCACCGAGTCGTTCGGCGTGTTCGACTCCGCGACCTACAAGGTCACGGACGACCTGAAGCTCGGCGCCGGCATCCGTTTCAGCACGGATTCCAAGGACTACAACGTCGGCTGCTTCATCGGTTGCTTCAATCCGCTGAAGCCGACGCTCCATACCAACAGCTCCGACACGACGTTCGACCTGAGTGCGACCTATTCGGTCACGCCCGACATGAACGTCTACGGCCGGATCGCGACCGGCTATCTGGCGCCGGCGCTCGATGGCCGCAATGTGGAGTTCGACGGTTTCTCCGGCCCGGCGCCGCTCTCGGTCGCCAAGGCCGAGACCACGACCTCCTATGAAATCGGCCTCAAGTCGAACCTGCTCCAGCACCGGGCGAACCTGAACCTGACCGCCTATGCCTGGAACACGGACAACCTGCAGCTTGCCGCGATCGGCGGTTCGACCCAGGGCACCAACCTCCTGAACGCCAAGAGCGCCATCGGCGAGGGCTTCGAGGCCGAGTTCGAGTTCAAGCCGACCGAGCAGTGGCTCTTGACCGCGAGCGGCAGCTACAACTTCACGCAGATCCAGGATTCGAGCCTGGAGGTCTCACCCTGCAGCGCCTGCACGGTCACGAGCCCCATCGATCCGGTGACCGGCAACGTCAAGATCAACCACAACCCGCTGCCCAACGCGCCGCGCTGGGTGCTGGATGGCACGGCGCGCTACAGCATCCCGTTGAACCGGAACAACGAGGTCTATGTGCTGACCGACTGGTCCTATCGCAGCACGGAGAATTTCTTCCTCTACCAGTCGAAGGAATTCACCGGCCAGTCGCTGCTCCTGGGCGGCCTGCGCGTCGGCTATGTCGATCGCGATCGCGGGCTCGAGTTCGCGGCCTACGTGCACAACATCCTCGACAATGTGAAGGTCACGGGCGCCATCGACTTCGACAACCTGACCGGTTTCGTCAACGATCCGCGGACTTACGGCGTCGAGGTTCGTTACCGCTTCTGATTGCGGGTGCGGCAGTGGGGTTCGAGCCCGAGGCGGCTCGAACCCTACGCGCCGCTGCCATTCGAGAGCTAGAGACATCATGAGGTTCTTTGCGCGGCGGACGGCGCTTGCCTTCCTTGCCTTGTCGTTCGTCAGCATGGGGCTCGTCGGTCTGGTGCCGGCCCGGGCCGACCAGCCGATGCTCGTCATCCACGACAATGATTTCGTGGGGCCGGGCGGTCCAGACATCCAGCCGGCCGTCATGCTGCTCGGCAACCCGGCGGTCCGGGTGCTGGGCTTCACGGTCGTGAGCGGCGACGGCTGGGAGCCCGAGGAGACGGCGCATCTGCTGCGCTTTCTCGAGATCGCCAAGCGCACCGACATTCCGGTCGTGCAAGGCGCGGTGTTTCCGCTGGTCAATTCGGTCGAACGCATGCGCGCCTGGGAACAGGCCTACGGCAAAATCCCGTGGAAAGGCGCCTGGAACGACCCGAAGCCGGGCGAGAATTTCCATCCGGACGATCCCTATCTCGTCCCGGACAATCCGTCGGGCAATCCCACGACCAAGCCGGCCCCCGGCACGGCCGCCGAGTTCCTGATCCAGCAGGTGCGTGAACACCCGCACCAGGTCACGATCCTCGAGAGTGGGCCGCTCACCAACTTGGCGCTCGCGATCCGGCTCGATCCGGAATTCGCCTCGCTCGCCAAGGAGCTGGTGTT is part of the Aliidongia dinghuensis genome and encodes:
- a CDS encoding TonB-dependent receptor, with amino-acid sequence MRGFRHGPATVRWTGLLSACSVSALALAAGLSGVVGLAGTARAQDATAQAGTQAGAQAAAPALEQIVVTAQHKPEYEKDVPLAVTSLDAQTVDNLTSSGDDIRFLAARVPSLNVESSFGRTYPRFYIRGLGNPDFTYNAQQPVSVVSDDVVLENPILKAFPVFDVQDVEVLRGPQGTLFGRNTPAGVVKIDTRKPNDDYSGYVDLSYGNWNTVNFSGAVGGAIVPNILDFRASVLEERRDDWVHNVNPNTPYHRDLEGYTDTAARLQLLYKPTDTLDALLEVDGRALDGTARLFRANIIQPGTNKLVDGFRVDRVDFDGDNYQNLGTWGTHLTVNNDFGPVTLTSVSAYEHGSVRSRGDIDGGNFSAAVGSPFLSPGSNLFSDETSDSIPGLDQFTQEVRLQTNGDGPFFNQGGFFYFHEYLRVDSFSYNTDGSTAVSMNQTQGTESFGVFDSATYKVTDDLKLGAGIRFSTDSKDYNVGCFIGCFNPLKPTLHTNSSDTTFDLSATYSVTPDMNVYGRIATGYLAPALDGRNVEFDGFSGPAPLSVAKAETTTSYEIGLKSNLLQHRANLNLTAYAWNTDNLQLAAIGGSTQGTNLLNAKSAIGEGFEAEFEFKPTEQWLLTASGSYNFTQIQDSSLEVSPCSACTVTSPIDPVTGNVKINHNPLPNAPRWVLDGTARYSIPLNRNNEVYVLTDWSYRSTENFFLYQSKEFTGQSLLLGGLRVGYVDRDRGLEFAAYVHNILDNVKVTGAIDFDNLTGFVNDPRTYGVEVRYRF
- a CDS encoding nucleoside hydrolase — protein: MRFFARRTALAFLALSFVSMGLVGLVPARADQPMLVIHDNDFVGPGGPDIQPAVMLLGNPAVRVLGFTVVSGDGWEPEETAHLLRFLEIAKRTDIPVVQGAVFPLVNSVERMRAWEQAYGKIPWKGAWNDPKPGENFHPDDPYLVPDNPSGNPTTKPAPGTAAEFLIQQVREHPHQVTILESGPLTNLALAIRLDPEFASLAKELVFMGGLVGNNPLQVTGDADFYSDFNILFDPEAAHIVLTAPWAKIVSVGNVTNQTMMTPELTQRMAAVKTPVTEFLAKYAQKLPMWDELTAAVTVDPSLVTKTVDAYMDIDLEHGMHYGQAHVWPEATRPHQGERKVTIVESVDFDRFYDAFVKAAQFPVKGK